A part of Bacteroidales bacterium genomic DNA contains:
- a CDS encoding 1-acyl-sn-glycerol-3-phosphate acyltransferase yields the protein MQKIKITDFYDEFRPYNETEAKAAVLRITEDERFYSVIKYFFPDFSKPDYLNLMNSIRSIEDFQIKIMYYVINTIIENTSKGLTYSGIENIDREKNYVFISNHRDIFLDASIFQCILTNENFPTTEISFGNNLMKDKLVYEVGKINKMFKVYRKGSPRELLKKTIQLSEYIRYTIFNKKHSVWIAQRGGRTKDGNDKTQSSIIKMLNSSGSGSLAENIEEINIIPLAISYEFEPNDHFKVKELLNTFNGKYEKTKDEDINSIIDGISKQKGKIHLQIGKTINSKLRKLDTITARNQQIVKIAEFIDQSIYSNYKLWPNNYIAYDLLNKTDIYKSFYTKQEKEKFLDYKNKQLKSIRENSEKGDNLFLKIYSNPVKNSENN from the coding sequence ATGCAGAAAATAAAAATAACTGATTTTTATGATGAATTCAGGCCATACAATGAAACAGAAGCAAAAGCGGCTGTTTTGCGTATTACTGAGGATGAAAGATTTTACAGTGTAATTAAATATTTCTTCCCTGATTTCTCAAAACCTGATTATCTTAATTTAATGAATTCTATCCGTTCAATTGAAGATTTTCAGATTAAAATTATGTATTATGTTATTAATACAATAATTGAAAATACTTCAAAAGGGCTTACTTATTCCGGTATTGAAAATATTGACAGAGAAAAAAATTATGTCTTTATTTCAAACCACAGGGATATATTTTTGGATGCCTCAATTTTTCAATGTATTTTGACTAATGAAAATTTCCCTACAACTGAAATCTCTTTCGGTAATAATCTTATGAAAGATAAGTTAGTCTATGAAGTTGGTAAAATCAATAAAATGTTTAAAGTTTACAGAAAAGGAAGCCCCAGAGAACTATTAAAAAAAACAATTCAACTATCTGAATATATTCGATATACAATCTTTAATAAAAAACACTCTGTTTGGATTGCACAAAGAGGTGGCAGAACAAAAGACGGAAACGACAAAACGCAAAGCAGTATTATTAAAATGTTAAACTCATCCGGTTCCGGATCACTTGCAGAAAACATTGAAGAAATAAATATTATACCACTCGCAATTTCATATGAATTTGAACCAAACGATCATTTTAAAGTAAAAGAACTTCTTAACACCTTTAACGGAAAATATGAAAAGACAAAAGACGAAGATATTAACAGTATAATTGACGGAATAAGTAAACAAAAAGGAAAAATCCATTTGCAAATTGGAAAAACCATCAATTCAAAATTAAGAAAACTTGATACCATAACTGCAAGAAATCAACAAATAGTTAAAATAGCAGAGTTTATAGACCAATCAATATATTCCAATTATAAATTATGGCCAAATAACTATATTGCATATGATTTATTGAATAAAACAGATATATATAAATCGTTCTATACAAAACAAGAAAAAGAAAAATTCTTGGATTATAAAAATAAACAACTGAAAAGTATAAGAGAAAATTCTGAAAAAGGCGATAATTTATTTCTAAAAATCTATTCAAATCCGGTAAAGAATTCAGAAAACAACTAA
- a CDS encoding MFS transporter — translation MGRFGKVIKKFPKIFWVSNLMELFERFAWYGFYNALALFLINSKDTGALGFTPAEQGLIMGTGSMLLYFLPTITGAIADKIGYKKVLIISFGMYITGFLMMSYFESFAAIFAAFLYVAVAGALFKPIISGTIAKVTDDETSSIGFGIFYMMINIGGWLGPLIAGILFKVNWNYVFALSMGVMAINYVIVLFFYKEPVIKEEKTSLGQSIAQAFKNIGIALSDYKYLIFLILMVGYWTAFNQLFYTFPVFLEQWADLSNFFGHEITSITMTSFDAFFIILFQLIISTFVMRFKPINSIISGLIVLSIGVGLMFSTQNGWFLLFAILVFSIGEMASSPKYTEYVGKIAPKDKVALYMGTSFLPIAAAHQLTGILSGSVYGKLADKVYLLKQEVAVRGLDIPEIEGKFTQNKYFERAGELMGMDQQQLTDYLWQTYEPSQVMYIFAGIGIGTAVLLLLYDKLILKSKNNNNKN, via the coding sequence ATGGGAAGATTTGGAAAAGTTATTAAGAAATTTCCGAAGATATTTTGGGTTTCAAATTTAATGGAATTATTTGAACGATTTGCATGGTATGGTTTTTACAATGCATTAGCATTATTTCTTATAAACTCTAAAGATACAGGAGCCCTTGGTTTTACGCCGGCTGAGCAAGGCCTTATTATGGGAACAGGCTCCATGTTACTTTATTTTCTTCCGACTATAACAGGTGCAATTGCCGATAAAATCGGATATAAAAAAGTTTTAATTATTTCATTTGGTATGTACATCACCGGCTTTTTGATGATGTCCTATTTTGAATCATTTGCAGCTATATTTGCTGCTTTTTTATATGTAGCTGTTGCCGGAGCATTATTCAAACCGATTATTTCGGGTACAATTGCAAAAGTGACGGATGACGAAACGTCTTCAATTGGTTTCGGAATTTTCTATATGATGATAAACATTGGCGGTTGGTTAGGTCCTTTAATTGCCGGGATACTTTTTAAAGTAAATTGGAACTATGTTTTTGCGCTTTCAATGGGCGTTATGGCGATAAATTATGTAATTGTACTTTTCTTTTATAAAGAACCTGTTATTAAAGAAGAAAAAACATCATTAGGACAGAGTATTGCACAGGCTTTTAAAAATATTGGAATTGCATTATCTGACTATAAGTATTTGATTTTTTTAATTTTAATGGTCGGTTATTGGACGGCTTTTAATCAATTGTTTTATACGTTTCCTGTTTTCTTAGAGCAATGGGCAGATTTGTCTAATTTTTTTGGTCATGAAATAACTTCCATTACGATGACTAGTTTTGATGCTTTTTTTATTATTCTTTTTCAGTTGATCATATCCACATTTGTGATGCGATTTAAACCGATTAATTCCATTATATCAGGTTTAATTGTTTTAAGTATCGGTGTCGGTTTAATGTTTTCAACTCAAAACGGATGGTTCTTATTGTTTGCAATATTGGTTTTCAGTATTGGTGAGATGGCAAGTTCGCCTAAATACACTGAATATGTTGGTAAAATTGCTCCAAAAGATAAAGTTGCTCTTTATATGGGGACTTCATTTTTACCAATTGCTGCAGCTCATCAATTGACAGGTATTTTATCCGGAAGTGTATATGGTAAATTGGCAGATAAAGTTTATTTATTAAAGCAAGAAGTTGCTGTAAGAGGATTAGATATTCCGGAAATTGAAGGTAAGTTTACTCAAAACAAATATTTTGAAAGGGCAGGTGAGTTGATGGGCATGGATCAACAGCAATTAACGGATTATTTATGGCAAACATACGAACCTTCACAAGTTATGTATATTTTTGCAGGCATAGGAATAGGAACAGCTGTATTATTGTTGCTTTATGATAAATTGATTTTGAAAAGTAAAAATAATAACAATAAAAATTAA
- the arcC gene encoding carbamate kinase produces the protein MQKKKIVIALGGNALLRGDQIGTIEEQEKNTYDTLKNIIPFIKEGHDVILSHGNGPQVGNILMRNDAGAEMYDIPQMPLDICVADSQGGIGYMLERTLRNILIEEGIEKDVVTLVTQVLVSKDDSAFQNPTKRVGKIYPKVQADKLTKEKGWKFKESPKVDDGWRRVVASPEPIDIFNIKTIESITDNGAVVIASGGGGIPVYYDENKQIRALEAVIDKDKATAVMASKINADEYYILTDVPYVYIDYRQHNERKLDFLNKADAEKYMKQGKFGEGNMSPKIRACLNFIENGGKKSVITEATKLTDKSYGTKITLEYED, from the coding sequence ATGCAAAAGAAAAAAATTGTTATAGCTCTCGGTGGTAACGCTCTCCTAAGAGGCGACCAAATAGGTACAATTGAAGAGCAAGAAAAAAACACCTATGATACACTAAAAAATATTATTCCTTTTATTAAAGAAGGACATGATGTTATCCTCAGCCACGGAAACGGCCCGCAAGTAGGAAATATATTAATGAGAAATGATGCCGGAGCTGAAATGTATGACATACCTCAAATGCCGCTTGACATCTGTGTGGCTGACTCACAAGGTGGGATCGGTTATATGTTGGAACGAACATTGAGAAATATTTTAATTGAAGAGGGTATCGAAAAAGATGTTGTTACTTTGGTAACACAAGTTCTTGTCAGCAAAGACGATTCGGCATTTCAAAATCCAACAAAACGCGTAGGTAAGATCTATCCGAAAGTGCAAGCAGACAAACTTACCAAAGAAAAAGGATGGAAATTTAAAGAAAGTCCTAAAGTTGATGACGGATGGAGAAGAGTTGTAGCATCTCCCGAACCTATTGATATTTTCAATATAAAAACCATAGAAAGCATAACTGACAACGGAGCTGTTGTAATTGCTTCCGGTGGTGGCGGAATACCTGTTTATTATGACGAAAACAAACAGATCAGAGCATTAGAAGCAGTTATTGATAAAGATAAAGCAACTGCCGTAATGGCATCAAAAATTAATGCAGATGAGTATTATATTTTAACAGATGTTCCTTATGTTTATATTGATTACAGACAACACAACGAACGAAAGTTAGATTTCTTAAATAAGGCTGATGCTGAAAAATATATGAAGCAAGGTAAATTTGGTGAAGGAAATATGTCTCCTAAAATCAGAGCTTGTCTGAATTTTATTGAAAACGGAGGTAAAAAAAGTGTGATTACAGAAGCAACAAAATTGACTGATAAATCATACGGAACTAAAATAACATTGGAATATGAAGACTAA
- a CDS encoding rhomboid family intramembrane serine protease, whose amino-acid sequence MYLTLFLIIITTVISILAFNKHELFNRLKFNSYLVWHKKNYARLFSHALIHNGWMHLIINMYVLWIFGIYIEEAFSDARVFPDTHNYGNFLYILMYVLAVPIASIPSLFKHKNNHYYNSVGASGAVSAIVFTFILLNPTGDLGIIFIPVRIPAYIFGLLYLAYSYFMSRRGKDNIAHDAHFVGSAFGLIFPLILNPVLIQNFIFQITH is encoded by the coding sequence ATGTATTTAACATTATTTTTAATCATAATTACAACTGTTATATCAATTTTAGCATTTAATAAGCATGAGTTATTTAATCGTCTGAAATTTAATTCATATTTGGTATGGCACAAAAAGAATTATGCACGTTTGTTTTCACATGCATTAATTCACAACGGTTGGATGCATTTAATCATAAACATGTATGTTTTATGGATTTTTGGAATATATATTGAAGAAGCATTTTCTGATGCAAGAGTTTTTCCGGATACACACAACTATGGAAATTTTTTATATATATTAATGTATGTTCTGGCTGTTCCTATAGCATCAATTCCTTCTTTATTTAAACATAAAAATAATCATTATTACAATTCGGTTGGAGCATCAGGTGCAGTTTCAGCAATCGTTTTCACTTTTATTCTGTTAAACCCTACGGGAGATTTAGGCATTATATTTATTCCTGTAAGAATTCCTGCTTATATTTTTGGCTTGTTATATTTAGCATATTCATATTTTATGAGCAGGAGAGGTAAAGATAATATAGCACATGATGCACATTTTGTAGGATCAGCTTTCGGATTAATTTTTCCTTTAATTCTTAACCCTGTATTAATTCAAAATTTTATATTTCAGATAACACATTAA